ATCGACGTGCTCACCGGCGACTGGCTGGCCGAGCTCACCATGTCGATCCTCGCCGGCAACCGGCTGAAGGGCCGTCCCGGCTACGCCCGCACCTTCCTCACCCAGATGGAGCAGGTCCTCGGCACCTGTCTCGACCGGGGCATCAGGGTCGTCGCCAACGCGGGCGGCCTCGACTCCGCCGGCTGCGCGGAGGCGGTGTCGGCCCTGGCCGACCGGCTCGGGCTGCGCGCGGCCGTCGCCCACGTCACCGGCGACGACCTCATGCCGCTCGCGGCGCCGCCGGTCCACGCGGACACCGGCGAGACCCTGCGGGCGACCCCGCTGACCGCCAACGCCTACCTCGGCGGCCGGCCGATCGCGGTGGCGCTGGAGCACGGCGCGGACGTCGTCGTCACCGGGCGGGTCACCGACGCCGCCCTGGTCACCGGGCCCGGCATGTGGTGGTTCGGCTGGGGCCCCGGCGACCTCGACCCGCTGGCCGGTTCCGTCGTCGCCGGGCATGTGATCGAGTGCGGCTGCCAGGCGACCGGCGGCAACTACGCCTTCTTCGAGGAGGTGCCCGACCTCGCCCGCTGCGGCTTCCCCATCGCGGAGCTGCACGCCGACGGGTCGAGCGTGATCACGAAGCACCCGGGCACCGGCGGGCTGGTCTCGATCGGGACCGTGACCGCGCAGCTGCTGTACGAGATCGCCTCGCCGCGCTATCTCGGGCCGGACGTGACCGCCCGGTTCGACACCATCCGGCTGGAGCAGGAGGGGCCCGACCGGGTCAGGATCACGGGCGTGCGCGGCGAACCCCCGCCGGAGACCCTGAAGGTCGCCGTCACCTACCTGGGCGGCCACCGCAACACGATGACGCTCGTGCTCACCGGCCTCGGCCTCGCCGCGAAGGCCCGGATCGCGCAGGAGGCGATCTGGGCCCGCGTCCCGCGCGAGTCGTTCGAACAGGTCCACGTGGAACTGACCCCCCTCGGCGCGGGTGGCGGCTCCGGCGCCCCGGGCGGCCCGAGCGGCGCGGGAACAAGCGGCGCGGGCGATCCGGACGCGGACGGCTACGGCGCCTTGAGCGGCCCTGCAGCCAACGGCACGGGCACGGACAGCACGGGCACGGACAGCACGGGCACGGACAGCGCAGGCACGGACAGCACGGGCACGGACAGCGCAGGCACGGCCGGGA
The DNA window shown above is from Microbispora sp. ZYX-F-249 and carries:
- a CDS encoding acyclic terpene utilization AtuA family protein; translated protein: MTAEAGRPGPMRVANCGGFYGDRLSAAREMVEGGPIDVLTGDWLAELTMSILAGNRLKGRPGYARTFLTQMEQVLGTCLDRGIRVVANAGGLDSAGCAEAVSALADRLGLRAAVAHVTGDDLMPLAAPPVHADTGETLRATPLTANAYLGGRPIAVALEHGADVVVTGRVTDAALVTGPGMWWFGWGPGDLDPLAGSVVAGHVIECGCQATGGNYAFFEEVPDLARCGFPIAELHADGSSVITKHPGTGGLVSIGTVTAQLLYEIASPRYLGPDVTARFDTIRLEQEGPDRVRITGVRGEPPPETLKVAVTYLGGHRNTMTLVLTGLGLAAKARIAQEAIWARVPRESFEQVHVELTPLGAGGGSGAPGGPSGAGTSGAGDPDADGYGALSGPAANGTGTDSTGTDSTGTDSAGTDSTGTDSAGTAGTGTDSAGTAGTGTDSAGTAGTALLRITVMDPDPRRAGRAFSSAVVETGLASYPGFYGLTPPGDASPYGVYWPSSVEARAVLPVVTVDGLRVEVPYAPPGPVLGEQAGGPPGDAVVPPYAGDLSAGVVRPLGTVAGARSGDKGGDANLGVWVRDPARYPWLAAFLTVERLRALLPEVGDLPIERFALPNLHALNFVVRGLLGSGVAASPLLDAQAKALGERLRAVHVPVPP